A section of the Ignavibacteriales bacterium genome encodes:
- the rfbC gene encoding dTDP-4-dehydrorhamnose 3,5-epimerase, translating into MKVTKTNLAGVLLIEPRIFPDERGFFFESYNEERYVQEGVDVSFVQDNVSKSKRGTIRGLHYQVGEYAQGKLCQVVKGRVLDVAADIRHGSPTYGEYAEAELTEDNHMQIWIPPGFAHGFSVLSDEAIFLYKCTAYYNKESERSIMYNDPDLRIDWRVEAENISEKDMQGVAFKDIGKDFVY; encoded by the coding sequence GTGAAGGTAACGAAAACAAACCTAGCGGGCGTCCTGCTGATCGAGCCGCGGATATTTCCGGATGAGCGGGGATTTTTTTTCGAGTCGTATAATGAGGAGCGGTATGTGCAGGAGGGTGTGGACGTGAGCTTCGTGCAGGATAATGTGAGTAAGTCGAAGCGGGGTACGATACGGGGATTACATTACCAGGTGGGGGAGTACGCGCAAGGGAAGCTGTGCCAGGTGGTAAAGGGGCGAGTACTGGACGTGGCAGCGGACATAAGGCACGGGTCACCGACATATGGTGAGTATGCCGAGGCAGAGCTGACCGAGGATAATCATATGCAGATATGGATACCACCGGGGTTCGCGCATGGATTTAGTGTTTTGTCGGATGAGGCGATATTCCTTTATAAGTGTACAGCATACTATAATAAGGAAAGCGAGCGGAGTATAATGTATAATGATCCGGATCTCAGGATAGACTGGCGCGTGGAGGCGGAGAACATTTCGGAGAAGGATATGCAGGGAGTGGCGTTTAAGGATATAGGGAAGGATTTTGTATATTAG
- a CDS encoding VCBS repeat-containing protein has product MKTTILITALTFFISLTAFTSSYADNEPPVNPKTYTKQDIEKIAEKFLNNNLKINEPAIVDVDGDNVFDILNFSSEGNVEFYRNTGSNEAPVFVLEDKEYGDVGTYNTFFDGMPVPVFFADADGDNDLDVFAVMGKTFDKKTNTTNYEVQKLENSMFLDHYTLITIILVLVIVVLLIAIL; this is encoded by the coding sequence ATGAAAACCACAATTTTAATTACCGCCCTGACCTTTTTTATCTCGCTGACCGCATTTACAAGTTCATACGCCGATAACGAACCTCCTGTTAATCCAAAGACATACACAAAACAGGATATTGAAAAAATAGCGGAAAAATTTCTTAATAATAATCTAAAAATCAATGAACCGGCGATAGTGGACGTGGATGGTGATAATGTGTTCGATATTCTGAATTTCAGCTCAGAGGGTAACGTGGAATTCTACAGGAATACGGGAAGTAATGAGGCGCCGGTCTTTGTGCTGGAGGATAAGGAGTATGGTGACGTGGGGACGTACAATACATTCTTCGACGGGATGCCCGTGCCGGTCTTTTTCGCGGACGCGGATGGTGATAATGACCTGGATGTTTTTGCGGTGATGGGTAAGACGTTCGATAAGAAGACGAACACAACGAATTACGAGGTGCAGAAGCTGGAGAATTCAATGTTCCTGGATCATTATACTTTGATAACGATAATACTGGTGCTGGTGATAGTGGTATTGTTGATAGCGATTTTGTAA
- the rfbA gene encoding glucose-1-phosphate thymidylyltransferase RfbA, which produces MKGIILAGGAGSRMYPVSKVYSKQLTLIYDKPLIYYPLSILMLGRIRDILIISNEETIPLYEKLFGDGKHLGINIEYALQPAPNGIAEAFIIGEKFIGNDSVTLILGDNIFYGNLSFFYNGLENNDGATIFGYRVNDPERYGIVEFDKSGKAISIEEKPKAPRSNYAVPGLYIYNNDVVGIAKNMEPSARGELEITDVNKDYLSREKLYVEKIGRGVAWLDTGTPEALLQASNFFGVIEDRQGLKVACIEEIAYARGYISHEELDRLVHAMPASLYRTYLTKFLAEASA; this is translated from the coding sequence ATGAAGGGAATTATTCTTGCGGGCGGTGCGGGGAGCCGGATGTACCCCGTCTCAAAGGTTTACAGCAAACAGCTCACGCTCATCTATGACAAACCGCTCATTTACTATCCGCTCTCTATACTAATGCTCGGACGCATCCGTGACATACTCATAATTTCTAACGAAGAAACGATTCCGCTCTACGAAAAACTCTTCGGCGACGGCAAACACCTCGGCATCAATATCGAGTACGCCTTACAGCCCGCGCCTAACGGAATAGCCGAAGCCTTTATCATCGGCGAAAAATTTATCGGCAATGACAGTGTTACACTCATACTCGGCGATAATATCTTCTACGGTAATCTCTCCTTCTTCTATAACGGTTTGGAGAATAACGACGGCGCGACGATCTTTGGTTACCGCGTCAATGACCCGGAGCGCTACGGAATAGTAGAATTCGATAAATCCGGCAAAGCCATCTCCATCGAAGAAAAACCCAAAGCGCCAAGATCCAATTACGCTGTCCCCGGACTATACATTTACAACAATGACGTTGTCGGCATAGCAAAAAATATGGAACCCTCCGCCCGCGGCGAGCTCGAGATCACCGACGTAAATAAAGATTACCTCTCCCGCGAAAAACTCTACGTAGAAAAGATCGGACGCGGGGTCGCGTGGCTGGATACCGGTACACCCGAGGCGCTCCTCCAGGCATCGAATTTCTTCGGTGTCATCGAGGACCGCCAGGGCCTGAAGGTGGCCTGCATAGAGGAAATTGCCTACGCGCGCGGCTATATCTCGCACGAGGAGCTCGATCGGCTCGTCCACGCGATGCCCGCGTCCCTCTACCGCACCTACCTCACTAAATTCCTCGCGGAGGCCAGCGCGTGA